In Octopus sinensis unplaced genomic scaffold, ASM634580v1 Contig10780, whole genome shotgun sequence, one genomic interval encodes:
- the LOC115228509 gene encoding coatomer subunit delta-like, with protein MEGLLAAFPQLVKNSKDYTYEEIGEIRYIYQPIEELYVLLITNKASNIMEDIECLRLFARVVCECVLTVQLCEYCPEVTEETVYDQTFDLIFAFDEVVTQGYRENVTLSQVRKYIEMDSLDENLYNIEKQAKERKAKQTIRQEARRITQTKILEARMDQPEANPLAEAIKQKLWKHLTKNSKPREYPTVNHVIPEFRQKSNFVFIRRPVRSAPKPVPDSLKLGNTSKEAEFMAQLRTEGNPSSVKVTQCDCGEFFINRSRGCVEWRLSSLTPSQPTGMLEFTGEGSPKQFFPVNVSFESFSCLSGVGVECVVVGETQADFDFEESLNVKSYTIRST; from the exons ATGGAAGGCCTACTGGCCGCCTTCCCACAACTCGTCAAAAACTCTAAAGACTACACATATGAAGAAATAGGCGAAATCCGCTACATCTATCAGCCAATCGAGGAACTCTACGTGCTTCTAATAacgaacaaggccagcaatataaTGGAGGACATCGAATGTCTCCGTCTGTTCGCCCGAGTGGTATGCGAGTGTGTTCTGACAGTCCAGCTGTGTGAGTACTGTCCAGAAGTGACAGAGGAAACAGTCTACGACCAAACATTTGATTTAATATTCGCATTTGACGAGGTGGTCACTCAGGGCTACCGGGAAAACGTGACTCTCAGTCAAGTCCGGAAGTACATTGAAATGGACAGTCTGGACGAAAATCTCTACAATATTGAGAAACAGGCCAAGGAAAGGAAGGCTAAGCAAACCATCAGACAGGAGGCTCGGAGGATCACTCAAACTAAGATCCTGGAAGCCCGAATGGACCAACCTGAGGCCAATCCCCTCGCAGAAGCCATCAAACAGAAATTGTGGAAACATTTGACCAAGAATTCCAAACCGAGGGAGTATCCGACTGTAAATCACGTTATTCCTGAATTCCGCCAAAAGtctaattttgtatttattcGTAGACCTGTGAGGAGTGCCCCCAAACCGGTGCCCGACTCCCTCAAACTTGGGAATACGAGCAAGGAGGCCGAGTTTATGGCTCAACTGCGAACAGAGGG GAATCCGAGTTCGGTTAAAGTGACTCAGTGTGACTGTGGGGAGTTCTTTATTAACCGGTCTCGAGGGTGTGTTGAATGGCGGTTGAGTTCGCTTACGCCTTCTCAGCCTACGGGGATGCTGGAGTTTACAGGAGAAGGGTCCCCCAAACAGTTTTTCCCAGTGAATGTGTCGTTTGAGTCGTTTTCGTGTCTATCTGGTGTTGGTGTGGAATGTGTTGTCGTTGGGGAGACGCAGGCTGACTTTGATTTTGAGGAGTCGCTGAATGTCAAGTCATATACTATTAGGTCTacctaa